In Pseudomonas sp. MYb327, one DNA window encodes the following:
- a CDS encoding 4-hydroxyproline epimerase, whose translation MKRISVIDSHTGGEPTRLVTAGFPDLGTGSMAERRKILAEQHDQWRAACVLEPRGSDVLVGALLCEPVDPSACAGVIFFNNSGYLGMCGHGTIGLVASLAHLGKIGPGVHSIETPVGTVQANLHDDHSVSVRNVPAYRYRKALQLQVPGIGQVTGDVAWGGNWFFLIADHGLRVGGDNLDALTAYTYAVQQALEHQGIRGEDGGLIDHVELFADDVQADSRNFVLCPGKAYDRSPCGTGTSAKLACLAADDKLQPGQIWRQASVIGSEFEGSFEWQGERIVPTIRGRAFISAEASLIIEQDDPFAWGIRP comes from the coding sequence ATGAAACGCATCTCCGTGATCGACTCCCACACCGGCGGCGAACCGACTCGTCTGGTGACTGCCGGTTTTCCTGATCTGGGAACGGGCAGCATGGCTGAACGGCGCAAAATCCTGGCCGAACAGCATGACCAGTGGCGCGCTGCCTGTGTGTTAGAACCACGGGGTAGCGACGTGCTGGTGGGCGCCCTGCTCTGCGAACCGGTTGACCCGAGCGCCTGCGCCGGGGTGATTTTCTTTAACAACAGCGGTTATCTGGGCATGTGTGGTCACGGCACCATCGGCCTGGTGGCCTCGCTGGCCCATTTGGGGAAGATCGGGCCGGGCGTGCACAGCATCGAGACCCCGGTGGGCACGGTGCAGGCCAACCTTCACGACGACCATTCGGTGAGCGTGCGCAACGTGCCGGCCTACCGTTATCGGAAGGCGCTGCAATTGCAGGTACCAGGAATCGGTCAGGTGACCGGCGATGTTGCCTGGGGCGGTAATTGGTTTTTCCTGATCGCCGACCACGGCCTGCGCGTGGGGGGCGACAACCTTGACGCCCTGACCGCTTACACCTACGCCGTGCAGCAAGCACTGGAACACCAGGGCATTCGCGGCGAAGACGGCGGATTGATCGATCATGTTGAGCTGTTCGCCGATGACGTTCAGGCTGACAGCCGCAACTTCGTCCTCTGCCCCGGCAAGGCCTACGACCGTTCACCTTGTGGCACCGGCACCAGCGCCAAACTAGCCTGCCTGGCGGCCGACGACAAGTTGCAGCCAGGGCAGATCTGGCGCCAGGCCAGTGTCATCGGCAGCGAGTTCGAAGGCTCTTTCGAATGGCAAGGTGAGCGCATCGTGCCGACCATTCGTGGCCGTGCGTTCATCAGCGCCGAAGCCAGTTTGATCATTGAGCAGGACGACCCGTTCGCCTGGGG